TGAGTTTTTTTCCTGAAATGAAATTCTCGTGTTATTTCAATTCGTCGTAATAAGAAATGCAGAAAAGGGTTGCCACGGAGGCACGGAAATGCACGGAGAAAAAGGGGGATTTAGATTTTGAAGTGAGTTTTTTTCCTGAAATGAAATTCTCGTGTTATTTCAATTCGTCGTAATAAGAAATTCAGAAAATGGTTGCCACGGAGGCACGGAAAGGCACGGAGAAAAAGGGGTATTTAGATTTTGAAGTGGGTTTTTTTCCTGAAATGAAATTTTTGTGTTCTTTCAGATCTTCGTGATAAGAAATTCAGAAAATGGTTGCCACGGAGGCACGGAAATGCACGGAGAAAAAGGGGGATTTAGATTTTGACGGCAGTCTTTTTCTTGAAATGAATTTTTGTGTTCTTTCAGATCTTCGTGATAAGAAATTCAGAAGATGGATGCCACGGAGGCACGGAAATGCACGGAGAAAAAGGGGGATTTAGATTTTGACGGCAGTCTTTTTCTTGAAATGAAATTTTGTGTTCTTTCAGATCTTCGTAATAAGAAATTCAGAAGATGGATGCCACGGAGGCACGGAAATGCACGGAGAAAAAGGGGGATTTAGATTTTGACGGCAGTCTTTTTCTTGAAATGAATTTTTGTGTTCTTTCAGATCTTCGTGATAAGAAATTCAGAAAATGGATGCCACGGAGGCACGGAAAGGCACGGAGAAAAAGGGTATTTAGATTTTTGACGGAAGCTTTTTTTTGAAATGAAATTTTAGAGTTCTTTCAATTCTTCGTGATAAGAAATTCAGAAGATGGTTGCCACGGAGGCACGGAAAGGCACGGAGAAAAAGGGGTATTTAATTTTTGACGGAAGCCTTTTTCCTGAAATGAATTTTTTGTGTTCTTTCAGATCTTCGTGATAAGAAATTCAGAAGATGGATGCCACGGAGGCGCGGAAAGGCACGGAGAAAAAGAGGTGTTCATCTTTGTAGCATTCCCATCGAAATCAAAATGACTCCTGAATGGGTTGCATGGTTACAGTAATGAATTTTGGATTGAATTCATCTGTTGTAAGAGCGAGGTATAACGCATCTCTATTTCACCACCAGCTTAAATCCTACACTGTGAATATTATCAATGGAAACTTTTGAATCGTCTTTTAAATTTTTCCTTAGACGGGAAATAAATACATCGAGACTTCTGCCCAAAAAATAATCATCGGATCCCCAGATTTGTTTGAGCAGATTTTCACGCGGGACTAATTCATTCTGATGAAGTGCCAGGAAGCGAAGCACTTCAGCTTCACGAAGTGTGAGCGTGCTTTCATTACCATTGATCTTAAGAGTAAGATTTGCAAAATCGAATGTGTACTTGCCTATTGTGAAGAATTGCTGGGTACTATCGGTTGCAACAAACACTTTGCTTCGCTTTAGAAAAACCTCAATCTTAAACAGTAACTCATCAATGCTGAATGGCTTCGTGATATAGTCATCACCACCTACTTTAAATCCTGCAATTTTATCTTCCAGCATCGACTTGGCAGTTACAAAAATGATGGGTACCTGTTTGTCTTTTTCACGGATTTTTTCCGCAAGCATAATACCATCCATTTTTGGCAGCATCACATCGAGCAGGCAGAGGTCAAACTTTTCCTTCATAAATAATTCGAAGCAGGAAACACCGTCGGTGCAGTGTTGCACTGAATAGCCTTTGTTCTCCAGGTTGTCCTTGGTAACATAGGCGAGATTCATATCATCTTCTACCAGCATGATGGTAGCTTTAGTTGTTGCCATTTGCAGTTTCTTGTTTTAAATAAGGAATTGTGATGATGAAGTTACTTCCTTTATTTTTTTCACTCTCCACTTTTATTTTCCATTTGTGGGCAGTTACCACGAGTTTAAGATAATGCAAGCCGAGGCCGAACCCTTTTACGTTGTGAATATTCCCGGTAGGAACGCGGTAAAATTTATCAAATATTTTTTTACGGTGCTCTTCAGTGATGCCAATGCCATTGTCCTGAACTGACAAACAAAGCTGGTCACCTTCAGTCCACGTGTGCATCTCGATGTCAGGCACTTGCTCAGTATATTTGATGGCATTATCTACGAGGCTATATAATATGTTGATGAGATGGACACGGTCGGCCATGATACGGTGTTGCCTTGCATCCAGGCGGAGGCGCAGTTTTCCACTCAGTTCATCTGTCCTAATGCTGAGGTTGGGCAGCAATTCGCGGATCAATGTGTGCAGATCTGTTTCTTCTTCATGCAATTCGATTTTGTCACTTTCCATTTTTGCAATCTGTAACAGCCTGTCAACCTGATTGCCTAAGCGGCTGGTTTCATTCTTGATAATATTCACATAGTTGTGCAATCTTTCCGGTTTTTGGATAATATCAGGATTGCCAAGTGTTTCCGCAGAAATGGTAATGGTGGAGATGGGTGTTTTGAATT
The genomic region above belongs to Chitinophagaceae bacterium and contains:
- a CDS encoding response regulator transcription factor, producing MATTKATIMLVEDDMNLAYVTKDNLENKGYSVQHCTDGVSCFELFMKEKFDLCLLDVMLPKMDGIMLAEKIREKDKQVPIIFVTAKSMLEDKIAGFKVGGDDYITKPFSIDELLFKIEVFLKRSKVFVATDSTQQFFTIGKYTFDFANLTLKINGNESTLTLREAEVLRFLALHQNELVPRENLLKQIWGSDDYFLGRSLDVFISRLRKNLKDDSKVSIDNIHSVGFKLVVK
- a CDS encoding HAMP domain-containing histidine kinase, with protein sequence MKRSPIRIFLLLGLISITGALITQLFWLQKAMNAKGDNFDNNVILSLRRVAEHLDVSSTNSIITLEVVRKISDRTFQLAVNDKVDCNVLEYYLRTELSYPSLDVDFNYHIHEAETDKEVFSRAVDLKDQKSLYAVSTDLPSFTNGTYYVVIYFPTRATYIGVKMTIWIFSSFILLVVTCFFVYTIFIILRQFRLVEMQKDFVNNIAHEFKTPISTITISAETLGNPDIIQKPERLHNYVNIIKNETSRLGNQVDRLLQIAKMESDKIELHEEETDLHTLIRELLPNLSIRTDELSGKLRLRLDARQHRIMADRVHLINILYSLVDNAIKYTEQVPDIEMHTWTEGDQLCLSVQDNGIGITEEHRKKIFDKFYRVPTGNIHNVKGFGLGLHYLKLVVTAHKWKIKVESEKNKGSNFIITIPYLKQETANGNN